One genomic window of Luteitalea pratensis includes the following:
- a CDS encoding amidohydrolase family protein: MGADNIMWAIDYPFQPTGPAVAFIESAPMSETDREKIAYKNAERIFRIAALG, from the coding sequence ATCGGGGCGGATAACATCATGTGGGCCATTGACTACCCGTTCCAGCCGACGGGTCCCGCAGTGGCGTTCATCGAGTCGGCACCAATGTCCGAGACTGACAGGGAAAAGATTGCGTACAAGAACGCTGAGCGCATCTTTCGTATTGCCGCCCTCGGCTGA
- a CDS encoding tyrosinase family protein: MAVRKNIVTDAASRQKYVQGTLALKAQFTGVTTSTLGIPGPNRQVSTWDRFVAWHSAVMGVAHSRPIFLPWHRMMLRTLEQLMQQALNDPNFGLPYWDWAADGQLSNAAQLSAPVWSNNCMGTASSAPGPYTLVAFPIRLASNNAGMLVQVNRPLQRTRGAGVQGMPNPSLPKKASTAAALATLPYDAAPWNRNSTGFRNRVEGWNPPNDLHNLVHIWVGGDMLPASSPNDPVFYLNHCNEDRIWEAWMVRNGRNYLPTSTTPGGPAGQRLNDPLASPFGPSVTSAQVLNISSAYTYDTLTV, encoded by the coding sequence ATGGCCGTTCGAAAGAACATCGTTACCGACGCCGCCTCGCGCCAGAAGTACGTCCAGGGCACGCTGGCACTCAAGGCCCAGTTCACGGGCGTCACCACGTCGACGCTCGGCATTCCGGGCCCGAACCGCCAGGTCAGTACCTGGGATCGGTTCGTCGCCTGGCACAGTGCCGTCATGGGCGTCGCACACTCGAGGCCCATCTTCCTGCCCTGGCACCGGATGATGCTCCGTACGCTCGAGCAGTTGATGCAGCAGGCGCTCAACGATCCGAATTTCGGCCTGCCGTACTGGGATTGGGCCGCAGACGGCCAGCTGTCCAACGCCGCGCAACTCTCGGCTCCGGTCTGGAGTAACAACTGCATGGGCACCGCGTCGTCTGCGCCGGGCCCCTATACACTCGTCGCTTTTCCCATTCGACTCGCGTCGAACAACGCCGGCATGCTCGTCCAGGTCAACCGCCCGCTGCAGCGGACACGAGGTGCAGGGGTGCAAGGGATGCCGAACCCGTCACTGCCCAAGAAAGCCTCGACCGCGGCGGCGCTGGCAACGCTTCCCTACGACGCCGCGCCCTGGAACCGGAACTCCACGGGATTCCGCAACCGGGTCGAAGGCTGGAATCCCCCGAACGATCTGCACAACCTGGTACACATCTGGGTGGGCGGTGACATGCTGCCGGCCTCGTCACCGAACGATCCGGTCTTTTACCTGAATCACTGCAACGAGGATCGGATCTGGGAGGCCTGGATGGTCAGGAACGGGCGCAATTACCTGCCAACCAGCACGACGCCCGGCGGGCCCGCCGGCCAGCGGCTCAACGATCCGCTCGCGTCGCCATTCGGACCGTCGGTCACGTCGGCCCAGGTCCTGAATATCTCGAGCGCCTACACCTACGACACGTTGACCGTCTGA
- a CDS encoding phage tail sheath family protein, whose amino-acid sequence MPEYLSPGVHIDEIEPGPRPIEGVPTSTAGCLGETARGPLEPRLITGFEEFKRIYGGYLSVDISTLPFAVEGFFMNGGRRMLVARIAAADAVAALGDHDGTLRLSAIGPGDWGNRIAVKIEPGSLQIAGQPATHFKLTAMCWDVAPPTDPPIDPTAAEHVTNSDRREPTLLEIYDNLVADPDSVDFYERRLNGSSSLLRAQRLAPGVPQPLALVMLASLGNAGANGSAVTVLDYRGRELPPLPDSTAYKTGLQGFAQIDEIAILIAPAHHVIPNLTTEIIAHCTLLRDRFAILHSAPGTDTLANITAIRPPQDTAFAAFYFPWINVFNPLIDQDSLVPPSGHIAGIYAKTDVERGVFKAPVNEIVVGARSLEFQINNQQQDILNAHGVNCVRLFPSRGILVWGARTASSNSQWRYISVRRLLLFLGESIDEGTQWVVFEPNDERLWARVKQAITQFLGSQWRSGALMGATQQEAFFVTIDRTTMTQDDIDNGRLICLIGVAPLKPKEFVMFRLARLKDGSEITEF is encoded by the coding sequence ATGCCTGAGTACCTGTCGCCAGGAGTCCACATCGACGAGATCGAACCGGGGCCGCGGCCGATCGAAGGCGTGCCCACGAGCACCGCAGGCTGTCTGGGAGAAACGGCGCGTGGCCCGCTGGAACCCCGTCTGATCACCGGGTTCGAGGAGTTCAAGCGGATCTACGGCGGCTATCTGTCGGTGGACATCTCGACGCTGCCGTTTGCCGTGGAGGGGTTCTTCATGAACGGCGGCCGGCGCATGCTGGTGGCCCGGATCGCGGCGGCCGATGCGGTCGCCGCGCTCGGCGATCACGACGGGACTCTCCGCCTGTCGGCCATCGGCCCGGGCGACTGGGGCAACCGCATCGCCGTCAAGATCGAGCCGGGCAGTCTCCAGATCGCGGGGCAGCCGGCCACGCACTTCAAGCTCACCGCGATGTGTTGGGACGTGGCGCCGCCAACCGATCCGCCGATCGATCCGACGGCGGCCGAACACGTCACCAATTCCGACCGTCGCGAGCCGACCCTGCTCGAAATCTACGACAACCTCGTGGCCGACCCGGACTCGGTCGACTTCTACGAAAGACGCCTCAACGGCAGCTCCAGCCTGCTGCGGGCCCAGCGTCTGGCGCCCGGCGTCCCGCAGCCACTGGCGCTGGTGATGCTGGCAAGTCTCGGCAATGCCGGCGCAAACGGATCGGCAGTGACGGTCCTCGACTATCGCGGCCGCGAGCTGCCGCCGCTCCCCGACAGCACGGCCTATAAGACCGGCCTGCAGGGCTTCGCACAGATCGACGAGATCGCCATCCTCATCGCGCCTGCTCATCACGTCATCCCCAACCTGACGACCGAGATCATCGCGCATTGCACGTTGCTGCGCGATCGGTTCGCCATCCTGCACTCCGCGCCGGGGACCGACACGCTGGCCAACATCACCGCGATCCGCCCGCCGCAAGACACCGCGTTCGCTGCGTTCTACTTCCCGTGGATCAATGTGTTCAACCCGTTGATCGATCAGGACTCGTTGGTACCGCCGTCGGGCCATATCGCGGGCATCTACGCAAAGACCGACGTCGAACGCGGCGTGTTCAAGGCCCCGGTCAACGAGATCGTGGTCGGCGCGCGGTCGCTCGAATTCCAGATCAACAATCAGCAGCAGGACATACTCAACGCGCACGGTGTCAACTGCGTGCGCCTGTTCCCGTCGCGCGGCATTCTCGTATGGGGCGCGAGAACCGCCTCGAGCAACAGTCAGTGGAGATACATCTCGGTGCGTCGTCTGCTCCTGTTCCTGGGTGAGTCGATCGACGAGGGCACGCAGTGGGTCGTGTTCGAGCCGAACGACGAGCGGCTATGGGCGCGTGTGAAACAGGCCATCACGCAGTTCCTGGGCAGCCAGTGGCGGAGCGGTGCTCTGATGGGCGCGACACAGCAGGAGGCCTTCTTCGTGACGATTGATCGCACGACGATGACTCAGGACGACATCGACAATGGCCGCTTGATTTGCCTCATCGGCGTCGCCCCGTTGAAGCCGAAGGAGTTCGTCATGTTCCGCCTCGCGCGGCTCAAGGACGGCTCCGAGATAACCGAGTTCTGA
- a CDS encoding serine/threonine-protein kinase: protein MSALVMELVEGEDLAERIARGPIPVDEAVPIARQIADALEAAHDLGIIHRDLKPANIKLRPDGTVKVLDFGLAKALDSARGVIDASQSPTLTSPAITGIGVILGTAAYMSPEQAKHQADRRSDVWAFGCVLFEMLAGRRIFRLDCAMVALDGRRGGTGVGQKQPNAVLSQGASGDGRGRARRDARRLGNTGEVVRRSVPIHRRTDHVRRRP, encoded by the coding sequence GTGTCCGCGCTCGTGATGGAACTGGTCGAGGGTGAGGACCTCGCGGAACGCATAGCAAGAGGCCCCATCCCGGTCGACGAGGCGGTGCCAATCGCGAGGCAGATCGCGGATGCCCTCGAAGCTGCTCACGACCTGGGCATCATTCATCGCGACCTCAAGCCGGCCAACATCAAACTCCGTCCCGATGGCACCGTGAAAGTGCTGGATTTCGGATTAGCGAAGGCACTCGATTCGGCGCGTGGGGTGATCGACGCCTCTCAGTCGCCGACCCTCACCAGTCCAGCCATCACGGGGATCGGCGTCATTCTGGGCACGGCTGCGTACATGAGCCCCGAGCAGGCGAAGCACCAGGCTGACAGGCGGAGCGACGTATGGGCGTTCGGCTGCGTGCTCTTCGAGATGTTGGCCGGCCGCCGCATCTTCCGTCTCGACTGCGCGATGGTCGCTCTCGACGGGCGGCGGGGAGGAACCGGTGTGGGGCAGAAACAGCCAAACGCTGTTCTATCGCAAGGGGCAAGCGGTGATGGCCGTGGCCGTGCGCGGCGCGACGCCCGCCGACTGGGGAACACCGGAGAAGTTGTTCGAAGGTCCGTACCTATTCATCGGCGGACCGACCATGTTCGACGTCGCCCCTGA
- a CDS encoding alpha/beta fold hydrolase gives MHSFTVDGTDLGYSDTGQGAAVFLVHAGVFSGWFLPVSQSAALDQFRVINVRRAGYGEHVPEHVPMATHAAHLASLADRLGIAKLHFVGHSSSCQIGLALALQRPDLVASLVLLEPAPVGGFAVPASAHLAEHIVGPAMQAFASGDIALAFDTFMSGVCGDQHRPVMQASLGEAGVHEAVQQSSFFFRDEVRSVVASTFTEDDAAQVRQPVLLLEGDDSHTLGPLAAQVTELARRLLPHAEMAYVPGTTHMMPLQQPQVVAELVRNFIVRQRNG, from the coding sequence ATGCACTCCTTTACGGTGGACGGTACGGATCTGGGCTACTCGGACACGGGTCAGGGCGCGGCGGTGTTTCTCGTGCACGCGGGCGTGTTCAGCGGCTGGTTCCTGCCGGTGAGCCAGTCAGCCGCCCTCGATCAATTCCGCGTCATCAACGTCCGTCGCGCGGGCTATGGCGAGCACGTGCCCGAGCATGTGCCGATGGCGACGCACGCGGCCCATCTAGCCAGCCTGGCCGACCGCCTCGGTATCGCGAAACTGCATTTCGTCGGGCATTCGTCCAGCTGCCAGATTGGCCTGGCACTCGCGCTGCAGCGCCCCGACTTGGTCGCCAGCCTGGTCCTGCTCGAGCCGGCCCCGGTCGGCGGCTTCGCCGTCCCTGCCAGTGCCCATCTCGCCGAACACATCGTCGGGCCGGCGATGCAGGCGTTCGCCTCCGGCGACATCGCACTCGCGTTCGACACGTTCATGAGCGGCGTCTGCGGGGATCAGCACCGCCCGGTGATGCAGGCGAGCTTGGGGGAGGCGGGCGTGCACGAGGCCGTGCAGCAGTCGTCCTTCTTCTTTCGCGACGAAGTCCGGTCAGTCGTCGCCTCCACCTTCACGGAGGACGACGCGGCGCAGGTGAGACAGCCGGTGCTCCTCCTGGAAGGCGACGACAGCCACACGCTGGGCCCGCTCGCGGCACAAGTCACGGAACTGGCCAGGCGTCTGCTCCCCCACGCGGAGATGGCCTACGTCCCCGGCACGACGCACATGATGCCGCTACAGCAACCGCAAGTCGTCGCGGAGCTCGTACGGAACTTCATCGTTCGTCAGCGTAACGGTTGA
- a CDS encoding tetratricopeptide repeat protein, producing MAQWRFGVFEVDAASGELRKRGSRMALRDQPLRVLLTLLEQAGRVVSRDQLRVLLWPDQTYGDFDDGINKAISELRRTLGDSLVSPRFVETITKRGYRFICPVQCETGAGAAGTLAPVLADARLAYATGRYLWNRRTTPDLYQSIGYFEQTVELDPVSGLGDAGLADAHALLGIWGMRDPHTAFAASRQAALRALKLAPDLAEAHTAYAEVLKGYEWDWTSAERHYRRALALRPDYATAHQWYAQLLASLGRHADAIRHVERARHADPASPAITAFAPYIYLAARQYERAVQHAQRAVTLEPLAPLTHLYLGRAYLCANRHAEAVTSLRRARALGGPEGLWEAALCFAEARAGDLSAARVTVSGLVDRARHAYVSPFDLGIAFTGIGDHDAALSYLERAVQERVMRVIMLGDPEFDRLRADARYVRLLKTVQLPLPCH from the coding sequence ATGGCACAGTGGCGTTTCGGTGTCTTCGAAGTCGACGCGGCTTCCGGCGAGCTCCGCAAGCGCGGCTCCCGCATGGCATTGCGCGACCAGCCCCTTCGGGTGCTGCTGACATTGCTCGAGCAGGCCGGCCGGGTCGTGTCTCGAGACCAGCTCCGCGTGCTGCTCTGGCCCGACCAGACATACGGCGACTTCGACGACGGCATCAACAAGGCGATCAGCGAGCTTCGCCGGACCCTCGGGGATTCGCTGGTCAGCCCGCGCTTTGTCGAGACGATCACGAAACGCGGCTATCGCTTCATCTGTCCCGTTCAGTGCGAGACCGGTGCCGGAGCCGCCGGGACGCTCGCGCCCGTACTTGCCGACGCTCGCCTGGCCTATGCCACTGGCCGTTACTTGTGGAATCGCCGGACGACGCCGGACCTGTACCAGAGCATTGGCTACTTCGAGCAGACCGTGGAACTCGACCCCGTATCGGGTCTGGGGGACGCGGGACTCGCGGACGCGCATGCCTTGCTCGGCATCTGGGGCATGCGTGACCCGCACACGGCATTCGCGGCCAGTCGGCAGGCGGCGCTGCGAGCGTTGAAGCTGGCACCGGACCTCGCCGAAGCACACACGGCGTATGCCGAGGTCCTGAAAGGCTACGAGTGGGACTGGACCAGCGCAGAACGACACTACAGGCGCGCGTTGGCCCTGCGTCCGGACTACGCCACCGCTCACCAGTGGTACGCACAGTTGCTGGCGAGCCTCGGTCGCCACGCCGACGCCATTCGGCACGTCGAGCGCGCGCGGCATGCCGATCCCGCGTCGCCCGCGATCACGGCCTTCGCCCCATACATCTACCTGGCGGCCCGGCAATACGAGCGGGCGGTGCAACATGCGCAACGGGCGGTCACGCTGGAGCCGCTCGCACCACTCACACATCTGTATCTGGGGCGGGCGTACCTGTGTGCCAACCGACACGCTGAAGCCGTCACCAGCCTGCGGCGTGCGCGAGCGCTCGGCGGTCCGGAGGGATTGTGGGAGGCCGCGCTCTGCTTTGCGGAAGCGCGTGCAGGCGACCTCTCTGCCGCGCGCGTGACGGTCTCAGGTCTCGTCGATCGGGCACGACACGCGTACGTGTCTCCATTCGACCTGGGCATCGCCTTCACCGGGATCGGCGATCATGACGCCGCGTTGTCCTACCTCGAACGTGCCGTGCAAGAGCGCGTCATGCGCGTCATCATGCTCGGCGATCCGGAGTTCGACCGCTTGCGGGCAGACGCACGGTACGTTCGCCTGCTGAAGACCGTGCAGCTACCACTGCCATGTCACTGA
- a CDS encoding APC family permease, with protein sequence MPIAALPRSAATSPVSLRRAVGRWDLTAIGVNQVIGGAIFLLPASLATEIGTWSPIGFVLAGFAMLLIAACYAETASRFSDTGGAYIYARAAFGNLIGFEIGWMQWFVRVSSQAAIVSGIASALTAAWPAAAGRGGRALIVSAITLLIGYWHTKGIRQSAGAINFFTVSKLIPLLVLIAGGLLLADWGAMAPLRAVSPEQAITAGLLLVFAYGGFESVAVIAGEVRLPQREVPFALGATVLSATLIMAATQAVYVATVPGQADSAAPLVASARVLLGWAGALMIGAGSVISMIGNNVGGSLAASRMLFAFAENGDVPRGFARIHPRHRTPVVAIWFSTTVALVLALTGSFVLLAGVSALARLVTYTGVSVATLILRKPRFPAATFTLPFGATIPLAATAISLAMFAGATREQVTTGAAALAGGALLYACNTGWRRRNVR encoded by the coding sequence ATGCCCATCGCTGCGTTACCTCGATCGGCCGCGACGTCGCCGGTCTCGCTTCGCCGCGCGGTCGGCCGCTGGGACCTCACGGCCATCGGCGTCAATCAGGTCATTGGCGGGGCGATTTTTCTGCTGCCCGCGTCCCTCGCCACGGAGATCGGAACGTGGAGTCCGATTGGCTTCGTTCTCGCCGGCTTCGCAATGCTGTTGATCGCCGCGTGCTACGCGGAAACCGCGAGTCGGTTCTCGGACACGGGCGGCGCCTACATTTACGCGCGCGCGGCATTCGGCAACCTGATTGGCTTCGAAATTGGCTGGATGCAGTGGTTCGTACGCGTGTCCAGCCAGGCCGCCATCGTCAGTGGCATCGCCAGCGCGCTGACGGCGGCCTGGCCGGCTGCGGCCGGGCGAGGTGGGCGCGCCCTAATCGTATCCGCGATCACTCTTCTCATCGGCTATTGGCACACGAAGGGCATTCGCCAGAGCGCCGGGGCGATCAACTTCTTCACCGTCAGCAAACTGATTCCGCTGCTTGTTCTGATTGCAGGCGGTCTGCTTCTGGCCGACTGGGGGGCGATGGCGCCGCTGCGTGCCGTCTCGCCGGAGCAGGCGATCACTGCCGGATTATTGTTGGTCTTTGCCTACGGAGGTTTTGAATCGGTGGCGGTCATCGCCGGCGAAGTCAGGCTTCCGCAGCGCGAGGTGCCGTTCGCCCTCGGCGCGACGGTGCTCAGCGCCACGCTCATCATGGCTGCGACGCAGGCCGTGTACGTGGCGACCGTTCCCGGCCAGGCGGATTCGGCGGCTCCGCTTGTCGCATCGGCCCGGGTACTCCTGGGATGGGCCGGAGCACTCATGATCGGCGCGGGATCGGTGATCTCGATGATCGGAAATAATGTCGGCGGTTCGCTGGCGGCGTCGCGGATGTTGTTTGCCTTCGCCGAGAACGGCGACGTACCACGCGGGTTCGCGCGGATTCATCCGCGCCACCGTACTCCCGTCGTCGCGATCTGGTTCTCGACCACAGTTGCCCTCGTCCTGGCGCTCACAGGATCGTTCGTCCTGCTGGCCGGCGTGAGCGCCCTCGCACGACTGGTCACCTATACAGGAGTGTCCGTAGCGACGCTGATCTTGCGCAAGCCGCGATTTCCCGCTGCGACATTCACGCTGCCCTTCGGCGCGACGATTCCCCTCGCGGCCACGGCGATCTCGCTGGCCATGTTCGCGGGAGCCACGCGTGAGCAAGTGACAACGGGAGCCGCAGCGCTGGCGGGAGGTGCGCTGCTGTATGCGTGCAACACGGGCTGGCGCCGGCGCAATGTTCGATAA
- a CDS encoding sterol desaturase family protein: MSRPSHNGWARSSPCAGVRRGAGDGSDAVWVHRTFHTVGFLWPFHAIHHSVEEMDWLAGSRLHLVDVILTRGLTYVPIFLLGFSRPALLVYVFLVAAQATFIHANVRWTLTPLRRLVAWGQGQYLVLEA; encoded by the coding sequence GTGTCGAGGCCGTCTCACAACGGGTGGGCGCGCTCATCTCCCTGCGCAGGTGTGCGCCGTGGTGCTGGTGACGGATCTGACGCAGTATGGGTCCACCGCACGTTTCACACGGTGGGATTTCTGTGGCCCTTCCACGCGATTCACCACTCCGTCGAGGAGATGGACTGGCTGGCAGGCTCACGGCTGCACCTGGTCGACGTGATCCTCACGCGCGGCCTGACCTACGTCCCCATCTTCCTGCTCGGGTTCTCGCGGCCCGCGCTGCTGGTGTACGTGTTTCTCGTCGCGGCGCAAGCGACGTTCATCCACGCCAACGTGCGGTGGACACTCACGCCCCTGCGGCGCCTCGTGGCCTGGGGTCAGGGACAATACCTCGTCCTTGAGGCCTGA